The genomic region AACAATTCTTGTGTCCATTTAGAATTTATGTTACTAAAAAGAGTTCAAAAgattatattgttattagaacaATGAATTTAAATCATTCTTGCTCTTCTAATGGATACAATAAGAAATTGTCCTCCCAATATTTAGCTGAAAAATATTTAGAGGAATGGAGGGAGAATCCTACTTGGTTGTTAAGTATTTTTGTGAAGCGTGTTTATAGGGATATGAGGATAAATATCAGCTATTCACAAGTTTGGTTAGCTAGGGCAAGAGCAAAATTAATGATTTatggtgatgaggatgatgaatatggTAGAATTTGGGAGTCTGCAGCTGCATAGATTAAGTATAACCCAGGCTCAACagccattgttgttgttgacagtGTTAAGAATCCACCCCAACTTTTCCAAAGAATGTATGTGTGTTTGAAGGCTTGTAAGGTTGGGTTTCTGGCTGGTTGTAGACCATTTATTGGTATTGATGGATGCCATCTAAAAGGGGCTTACCTAGGCATGTGTTTGGTAGCAGTTGTCATGGATGCCAATAACAACCTATATCCAGTTGCATGGGCTGTTGTAGAGGTTGAAAATAGAGCTACTTGGACTTGGTTTTTGGCCCTTCCTATGGAAGATTTAGAGAAGGAGGATGGTCAAGGGTTAACAATAATGTCTGATTGAAAAAAGGTTAATAATCAattcttatttttatttgttcTCATATGTTATAACATGTCATTTTGAAGGTTGTAACATGTACTGTCATTTGATGTCAGGGTCTTGTGGAGGCTTTCAATACTGTCACTTCGAAGGATGAGATCAGATTTTGTGTAAGGCATATTTGGGCAAATTTCAAGCTACAGTTTAGTGGCCCAGATTATAAGGAACCCTTCTGGAAGGCTGCCAAATCCACTTCCTTGGCAGAGTTCAATAGGGAATTGGAGGGAATCAAATTTCTAAGCCCAAAAGCCCATGAATACCTGGCCTCAATTCCTGCAAAGCATTGGTCAAGACATGCCTTCTCCACCACAAGTAAGACCAACTTTTTATTGAACAATATGTGTGAGTCTTTCAATGCTGTCTTGAAAGAAGCAAGAGATAAGCCTATAATAACCCTAATGGAATGGATAAGAAGATATGTTATGAAGAGGCACTATGACAAAAGAGTTGGGGTTGTTGGCTATGAGGGAACAGTCATGCCATTTGTGACTAAGTACCTAAAGTGGGCTGATAATAAGGCAAGGTTGTGTAGCTTTATGTCCATTCAATAAGTGGTGAGTATGAGGTAACTCATAGGGGAGTTCAAAAAGCAGTTCACTTGGGTAACAGAACATGCTCTTGCAAGACTTGGGAGCTCACTGGTTTGCCATGTCCACATGCCATTGTGTGCATTAATGAGGAAATAGAGGAAGTGGTGGACTATGTTGATGAGGCTTATACAAAAGCCACATATATCAGGTGTTTTAAATATGCCATAAGAGCTATGCCTGGTTActagtgtaatactacggatttatgagtctttgagtactctatcgagtaggccttactctgtcgagtaagggtgagatgcagtttaaaatagtttctgacctgttgggtactcgatcgagtaacgtagatactcgatcgagtaagggggcactcgatcgagtacctcagctactcgatcgagtagccggtttacgggggttgatttgtcgggttttgttaataatccgattaagtatataataacttccgtcacttttctttaaacaattttaaaacctaattactttcaaagagaaaaatcaaactacgttcttcgcatcaatcgcattgttggcaaatcccggagcttggaaggtcggattttacctttctttataccgttgtaatccttgcgtcgagggtaagatctatgtaccgtttttatagtatttcattaaagttggttaaaccctagtgttgggatttgggggttttgttgtattttatgattggtagtgattatatgtttgtatgttaggaggaggattcgtagaggaagcgttttgatatcggtttgtgagatcgtcgattgtgttgtgctttccaggtagggtttcctactcagtattagtcccataatgtgttgtggtgttttgtggttgttgaatattatcatactcgtattgtgacgattctTTGGATTTGGTTctttgatagtagttgtgattgattgtatctatctgtgttcttcggggtgcttccctggctgagtggagtcacttgcgggagtggcttcacacccatgattcgccttttgtggaacccgccacagaagggatgtgcacattaatggatttgggtttatcgctcgatggagatgagcggggcttaggtgggaacggctgcggtcccccattggcggcgaggagtgacctgttgcgatgggcactctggcagggctacacactttagtgtgtagtcaggattgtggagttgggtttggagatcggagaatatctgtgacgattgagctgtttgttttactgtattgttggtttatataaattgtgtgattagtactgaccctgtttaatgttttaaaagcgtagtgatccattcggggatggtgagcgattattgagcggtatgagtcgagttctttgggatagctgggatgtgccaccgtctgatgatagaagttttccgctgtagcttagtagtttaataaacatttcagttaactcagtagacagttggttttgagaacttgtattcgtatttcgtattttggttttggtttcggattgtaacctttcgctaaagtattactatttaaatgttgtttcgttattgtctatttgattatcattgcctcgagtaaccgagatggtagcatccttataccagagtggtcctggtaaggcacttggagtatgggggtgttacaactaggAATGGGAGAAGGTTGGACAGGTAGCCCCTCTTCCACCTTCATTTAAGAAGTTACCTAGTAGGCCAAAGCTCAACAAAAGGAGAAAAGAAGCAGGTGAGGAAAGTAGTAAGACATCAAAAAACTGAGGCAAACCAGGGCTTGTGGCAAATGTGGGGGAATAGGACATAATGTTAAAACTTGTAAGAACCCCCCAATGACTGAAGAGAAGCAAACTGTGAAAATCACCAGATCAACTAGCACCTCAGCATGGAGCATTAAGGTTAGAGAAGCAGCAACAAGAAAGGCAGCAAAGAAATAACATGATGCAGCAGTGGTGCAAGGGATTTCTGGACCCAGTGTTAGCCAACACTTTCAGCATCAAGAAAGTCAAGCAAGTGCAAGCAATGCTCCACCAGCTCAAAATTCAAGGAGAAAGCTAGGATTTGAAGATTAAAGATGTTGGTTTCAATTAAAACATTACTATTTCATAACTTGTGTAAGACAATATATCTTTCCCTTTTGTAAGACAAGGTATCTATAAGTTTTTGCAAGACAATGTGTGTTCATTTTGCTGTAAGacaatatttggaagcttttgAATACAATTTCTAAGTTGTGTTAAATTTGAAGCGACGATTGTGTCTTAATCTGCCACTTTATTGATGCCTTAATAGGGTTACATTTGAAAATTGCTCAAGCATTACATCTTTCTGTGTTGAGCTTTGGCACAATACTAATAAGCCTTTACAATTCATCCATTCATCCTAAAAGCTTTGACACAATCAAAGCTTTGGCACTATACTAAGAAAAACTATTACAACACAAAGAAACATAAGCCATTTAAATGGCAACCAAGATTTAACCCTAACAATCCCCTCTTTTTTTCTTCACCACCTCACTTGAATTTTCTAAGTGAGCCATTAGCTTCTTTAAGCTTTTCACATTGATCCTGCAAATGTGTATTTTCACACTTAAGCATCTTCAAATCGCACTGAACAACTTTCTTCTCCAATACAAGGTTATTGATTACATCCCTCTGccattcaacttgttcttcatcatACCACCTAAAAAATCCACAACCTTGATTTTTTGTAGTTGGGTTTGAAGATTTGCAGGTTAGAAATCTTCTCCCTGGATTATCAATAGTCCAAGACTTCAACAATGCCAATGGAACACCACACTTGCATTTACCAACAATAACCCCCTTTGACATTTCTGCTAGGACACAATTAAAAAAGAGTGAGACAATAAACCTAAATTGAAACAAAGGACTGAAACAATTAACTCTTAATTGACACATAAACAATAAATCAAACATAAGGATTGAAACAAAACATAGGAATGgaaacaaagaagaagaagaagaagaagaagtgttACCTGATAATTTGCAGTTACATTCAACAAAAATAACCCAGGAAAAGTAAGGAAGAGAGAGAATTGGAATTATaatgaaaaataaaagaaatggaAGAAGAACATTCATGGCAGTGAATGATGATTGAATATAAACGGAGGAAAAGGGTAAAATAGGAAGACAATTTGGAACTTAAGAGGCAAATTCAAAATGAACGACTGAGATTAAGCAATTTTGGGGTTTTTAGGATTAGGTAGTGTTATCAATCCGAACCAATTAAAATGGTAGTAGTTTTTAACCCAAAATTTCTTTGGTAGTAGTTGTCGAAAGTAAGATTATAGTAGTTAGTAGTTATCAAAAAAcacttatttttattgttatttgttattgttattgttgttgttgttgttgttgttgttgttgttgttgttgttgttgttgttgttgttgttgttgttgttgttgttattattaatattaatattattattattgttattttttgaattttttttatataaccgcaacttttattattattattattattattattattattattattattattattataaaaaaacgTAATTAAACAAAAATTTTACAATAAATTAGTGAGCAGCCAAGAGAAAACCctgataagaaaatatagtctaaaacaTAAGGTAAGATAATAagatttttccgctttatatacattggtttgttcatacacTATACTACGGTTAcactaaaataaaaaataatgagaagagtgataattttgttttaaaaataataatgcatatatgtatcgaataattaataatgtcaaatatttttgcgtcggtttttaaaaataatactctgtatataacttttctaaactgaatttatgGGATCCGAACTTATATGATTCGAACTGAACTTATacgatctgaactgaactgaacttatagaatctgaatcgaactaaacttataggatcttaactgaacttataggatctgactgaactgaacttataggatctgaattgcacttataggatctgatgtaaactgaactgaacttataggatctgaagtgaacttaaattaagtgactttaagtccaaaagaacagggcctaattgTAGAAGTTACTCATGCATGGTTTTTTTtgtctttactctttactcttgaATCTTGAACTTTTCTTATTAGATCATTTGGTTATTTAAATGTTTTTTCAGGATGTCTTGTTTGGGACGATC from Silene latifolia isolate original U9 population chromosome 3, ASM4854445v1, whole genome shotgun sequence harbors:
- the LOC141649722 gene encoding uncharacterized protein LOC141649722, encoding MYVCLKACKVGFLAGCRPFIGIDGCHLKGAYLGMCLVAVVMDANNNLYPVAWAVVEGLVEAFNTVTSKDEIRFCVRHIWANFKLQFSGPDYKEPFWKAAKSTSLAEFNRELEGIKFLSPKAHEYLASIPAKHWSRHAFSTTSKTNFLLNNMCESFNAVLKEARDKPIITLMEWIRRYVMKRHYDKRVGVVGYEGTVMPFVTKYLKWADNKARLCSFMSIQ